Proteins encoded within one genomic window of Ascaphus truei isolate aAscTru1 chromosome 8, aAscTru1.hap1, whole genome shotgun sequence:
- the LOC142501901 gene encoding SMC5-SMC6 complex localization factor protein 2-like, which yields MNTQIPTDGRCPLSLRKRRRDLNPRTCKSGGQQNNGRSEDLGEQLKVPHCALPLDKGKSSPMEKPLFVNSTSNSAYENEENCFLFINDSHSALDESDQTHKGLLEESASCLPAGSINQNSVLGTNSALLNRLDSSPDVSPDTLPTVASSESELSSDSSSSFTDHRRKQHVNGQSKRRYKIFSFDSDQSIDTILSSDDEEILKPLDEIMHMASKSPAATPEKSCRKLRSSQLSLSQSPVKKSTFEVPNPATYVNNLEQLLKEKEDCQRLDEMEKKLQEEIQRGMGMICSEAEESADDEGELLEEHKAFLQRFSVVANAIPDLNPGQEIFDLAHSGVLFNHHTLDLKNFGFTAEIEEERIILRCEKTHQLMLVTGGFLSLVYRLRKCPVAVLEWLFQMMTVQPGYIVSVQILQALIDITLDNFTTRETHGTPWIPSLLDVATVFMNMGVNFQTLFPLQHLQPGFRHNDIVSPMQVCFGQEEPRNVHSGQVFTKMAETRITSVIKFLGMCTTLCTESYSDQEIVLLSILLFKIHLDNQLRQIPPVDLYSLLTNLFTNIRDWETKMPELCLAIGELATHHHDLLKLVQLVPTSHSRGRQLRRHLSLVIISKLMDETCTSIPLDYDLQMTFLCRCLAQMKPSALVKKMEKGLSFEKDSTTHQELEQEAYYLTYSLLNLVNEASCSDASPSVQRKYLKQLCVALEQHVKCDIRETARLLYRTKVKDLVARIYAKWQEFLHFSQPNQGKLHDYWEPVSENQNPAPDDECITI from the exons ATGAATACTCAGATACCTACAGATGGCAGATGCCCTCTTAGCCTCAGAAAAAGGAGGAGAGATTTGAATCCCCGTACCTGCAAGTCTGGTGGACAACAAAATAATGGCAGGTCAGAGGATCTTGGTGAACAGCTAAAAGTTCCACATTGTGCCTTACCGCTTGATAAAGGAAAAAGTTCACCAATGGAGAAGCCCTTGTTTGTAAATAGCACTTCAAACTCTGCATATGAGAATGAAGAaaactgttttttatttattaatgatTCACATTCTGCATTAGATGAAAGTGACCAGACACACAAGGGACTGTTGGAGGAATCGGCCTCCTGTCTTCCTGCCGGTAGTATAAACCAGAATTCTGTCTTGGGCACAAACTCTGCGCTTTTAAACCGCCTGGACTCTTCTCCTGATGTGTCTCCAGACACACTCCCCACAGTTGCATCTTCTGAATCTGAACTGTCATCTGATAGCTCCAGCTCCTTCACAGATCACAGGAGAAAACAACACGTAAATGGTCAAAGTAAACGAAGATATAAGATTTTTAGTTTTGATAGCGATCAGAGTATTGATACAATTTTAAGCAGTGACGATGAGGAAATATTGAAGCCACTGGACGAAATTATGCATATGGCGTCAAAGTCACCTGCTGCTACACCAGAGAAATCCTGCCGGAAGTTGCGGTCTTCTCAACTTTCTTTATCACAATCTCCTGTAAAGAAAAGTACA TTTGAAGTCCCAAATCCTGCCACGTATGTTAACAATTTGGAGCAACTCTTAAAAGAAAAGGAGGACTGCCAAAG ATTAGATGAGATGGAAAAGAAGCTGCAAGAGGAAATTCAACGAGGAATGGGAATGATCTGCTCCGAGGCTGAGGAGAGcgctgatgatgagggagagctTTTAGAGGAGCACAA GGCCTTTTTACAGAGATTTTCCGTGGTCGCGAATGCCATACCAGATCTGAACCCCGGTCAAGAAATATTTGATTTGGCTCACTCGGGAGTTCTGTTCAACCACCATACACTTGATTTGAAGAATTTTGGATTCACTGCTGAAATTGAAGAAGAGAGGATTATTTTACG CTGTGAAAAAACGCATCAGCTCATGTTGGTAACGGGGGGATTCCTAAGTCTTGTATATCGATTAAGAAAATGCCCTGTGGCTGTATTGGAATGGCTGTTTCAG ATGATGACCGTTCAACCCGGCTATATTGTTTCAGTTCAAATTTTGCAAGCCCTGATTGACATTACACTTGACAACT TTACCACTCGTGAAACTCACGGCACACCATGGATTCCATCATTGCTGGATGTAGCTACCGTGTTTATGAACATGGGGGTGAATTTCCAAACATTATTTCCTCTCCAGCATCTGCAGCCTGGATTCAGACACAATGACATTGT atCTCCAATGCAGGTATGCTTTGGGCAGGAGGAACCCCGAAATGTCCACTCAGGACAAGTGTTTACTAAGATGGCAGAAACTCGCATTACTAGTGTGATCAAG TTTTTAGGCATGTGTACAACTCTGTGCACAGAGAGTTACAGTGACCAGGAAATCGTGCTCCTCTCAATTTTACTATTCAAAATACATTTGGACAATCAGCTGAGGCAGATACCTCCGGTGGACTTGTACTCTCTTTTGACAAACCTGTTTACAAACATCCGAGACTGGGAGACGAAG ATGCCGGAGCTGTGCTTGGCGATTGGTGAACTTGCCACTCATCATCATGATCTACTGAAGCTTGTGCAGCTTGTTCCTACCTCCCATTCTCGTGGAAG ACAATTAAGAAGACATCTTAGCTTGGTTATCATTTCAAAACTCATGGATGAAACGTGTACATCTATACCTCTCGACTACGACTTGCAG ATGACATTCCTGTGCCGGTGTTTGGCGCAGATGAAGCCATCTGCTTTGGTAAAGAAAATGGAAAAGGGATTAAGTTTTGAAAAGGACTCCACAACCCACCAAGAACTGGAGCAAGAG GCATACTATCTGACCTACAGTCTTTTGAATTTGGTGAATGAAGCTAGCTGTTCTGATGCAAGTCCATCTGTCCAAAGA AAATATTTAAAACAGCTCTGTGTTGCACTAGAACAACATGTGAAGTGCGACATTCGTGAAACTGCGAGGTTGTTATATAGAACGAAG